The sequence GATCTTGTTGGACGGGAAGTCTTCCAGCTCACCGATATCCACCCAGGCTTCGATCACGGGCCGGTAGGTCCATAGATTGGGGCCACGCAGGTAGGTGACGCGCAGAAACTTGATGTCTTTTTGAGCCATGTTCCGGATCGGAGTGAGGACCGCGCCGCCGATCGACAGCACGGTGAATTTCTGGAGATTAGCAAACGTGGGGAAAGATTGACGCCACAAGCGCGCCGGCGCCCGGAAGTCGCGGCAAAGCCGCCTCGGTCGGATGTCCGGGCTGACGGGGCGGCCGAAGGGGCGTGCATGTGGTGCCGTCTATAATGCACGACGCGCCCGGGCAGGGTTTGCACGAGCGCAAAGCATTCCTCCCGTGTAAACCGCGAGGCTGTGTCTGGCGTTGATGCTGGTTCCGGCCTTCCTGCAGCCCTTCCTGCAACGGTGTCCCCGCAGCCATCCTTCTCGCCGGACCTGCGGCCCATTGCCGCCTGCCGGATTCGGCCAGCTCCAGGGGCTGGTCCATGAGGCGCATGGCGGGCCGCCAACAAAGGCCGTAACGGCCGCAAAGCAATCGAACTGATGACAAACAATCGTTCCCTGGATGGAAGAGCGCACTTCGCGGTGCCCGAGTCGTGGCGCCCGGCGCTCGAAAAAAACCTCGCCGCAGGCGAGAACGTCCTGGCGTGGCTGGAAGTTGACCTCGATGCGAAGCTGCGTTTTGCATCCACCCTGCTGGTCCTGACCGAGACGCGGCTGGTTTCCCTCGACGCAGGCGGCGCGCGCACCTGGGCGCTGGCCGCCGGGCAGCAGCTCCACCATTTCGACCACGCCGGCGTCGGCACGCTGGAGCTGCTGGAAAGCGACGGGCGACTGGCGGCCTGGCGCTACACGCTGGGACAGAACCTCGATGCCCTGCGCCTGATCGGCCGCTTCGAGCGGCAGCAGGAGGCACTGGCCGGCACTGCCCCGCCCGCGCCGGAGGAGGAAAGCCTCTGCCCGCGCTGCAAGGCCCCGCTGGCGCCCGACGACGAGGAATGCCCGGTCTGCACCCGTGAGCTGCAGGAGCCGCCCTCGACCTGGACGCTGCTGCGCCTGTGGCGTTTCGCCCAGCCCTACAAGCGGCAGTTGCTGGCCGGTTTCCTCCTGACCCTGGCGTCGACCGCCGCCACCCTGGTGCCGCCCTACCTCACCATGCCGCTGATGGACGAGGTGCTGATTCCCTACCAGAACGGCGCCACCATCGACGTCGCCAAGGTCGGCGGCTACCTCCTCGGGCTCCTGGCCGCGGCCTTGGCCGCGTGGAGCCTGGGCTGGGCGCGGACCTACATCCTCGCGCTGGTGTCCGAGCGCATCGGCGCCGACCTGCGCACCACCACCTACGAACATCTGCTGAACCTGTCGCTCGAATACTTCGGCGGCAAGCGCACTGGCGACCTGATGGCACGCATCGGCAGCGAGACCGACCGGATCTGCGTCTTCCTCTCGCTGCACCTGCTCGACTTCGCGACCGACGTGCTGATGATAGTGATGACCTCGATCATCCTGGCCTCGATCAATCCCTGGCTCGCCCTGGTGACCTTGCTGCCGCTGCCCTTCATCGCCTGGATGATCCATGTGGTGCGTGACCGCCTGCGCACGGGCTTCGAGAAGATCGACCGCGTCTGGTCCGAGGTCACCAATGTGCTGGCCGACACCATTCCCGGCATCCGGGTGGTCAAGGCCTTCGCCCAGGAAACGCGCGAGGCGCAGCGCTTCCGCGAGGCCAACCGGCACAACCTTTTGGTCAATGACCGGCTCAACAAGACCTGGTCGCTGTTTTCTCCCACGGTCTCGCTGCTGACCGAGCTGGGCCTGCTGGTGGTGTGGGCCTTCGGCATCTGGCAGGTCTCGCGCGGCGACATCACGGTCGGCGTGCTCACCGCTTTCCTCGCCTACATCGGTCGCTTCTATACGCGGCTCGATTCGATGAGCCGCATCGTCTCGGTGACGCAGAAGGCCGCGGCCGGCGCCAAGCGCATCTTCGACATCCTCGACCATGTCTCCAGCGTGCCCGAGCCGGTGAAGCCCGTGGCGATCGGCGAGGTGCGCGGCGAGATCGCGATCCGCGACGTCGGGTTCCGGTACGGCAATCGCTCGGTCATCCGCGGCCTGTCGCTGGACATCCAGCCTGGCGAGATGATCGGCCTGGTGGGCCACAGCGGTTCGGGCAAGAGCACGCTGGTGAATCTGATCTGCCGCTTCTACGACGTTTCCGAGGGCGGCATCTTGCTCGACGGGCGCGACATCCGTTCGCTGGGCGTCGCGGACTACCGGAGCAACATCGGCCTGGTGCTGCAGGAGCCCTTCCTCTTCTTCGGCTCGATCGCCGAGAACATCGCCTACGGCCGCCCGGATGCGACGCGTGAAGAGATCATCGCGGCCGCCCGCGCAGCGCATGCGCACGAGTTCATCCTGCGCCTGCCGCAAGGCTACGACTCGCTGGTGGGCGAGCGCGGGCAGGGCCTTTCGGGCGGCGAGCGCCAGCGCATCTCGATCGCCCGCGCCCTGCTGATCGATCCGAAGATCCTGATCCTCGACGAGGCCACGTCCTCGGTCGATACCGAGACCGAGAAGGAAATCCAGAAGGCGCTGGACAACCTGGTAAAGGGCCGCACCACGATCGCCATCGCGCACCGCCTCTCCACCCTGCGCAAGGCTGATCGGCTGGTCGTGATGGACCGCGGCCTGATCGTCGAGGTCGGCAACCACGAAGACCTGATGGCCCGCGAGGGCTACTACTACCGCCTCTACCAGGCGCAGGCACGCAACGTGGACACCGAGGCGCAGGACGCGAGCCCGGACGCCGGCCAGCACGAACGCGAAGGAGTTGCAGCATGAGCGCCGCCTTTCAACTGAGCCGCCAGGCCTCAGGCCGCCTGGCCTTCGTGAGCGCGGAGGGTGTCGTGGTCGACGGCGTGGTGCCGGTGCGAGCGTTCCCGATCGCCGCGCCCGATGAGGGCATCGCGCTGGTCGCGCCGGATGGCCACGAGGTCGCCTGGATCGACCGCATCGCGGACCTGCCGGGCGAGCTTGCACAGCTGGTCTCCGAGGAGCTCGCCAGTCGCGAGTTCATGCCGCAGATCCTCAAGCTCAAGGCAGTGTCGACCTTTGCCACGCCGAGTACCTGGAGCGTGGAGACCGATCGCGGCGAGACCCGTTTCATCCTCAAGGGCGAAGAAGATATCCGCCGCCTTGCCGGCAACGCCCTGCTCATCGCCGACAACCATGGCGTGCAATACCTGATCCGCGACCTGCTCGCGATGGACCGCCACAGCCGCCGCCTGCTGGACCGCTTCTTGTAGGCGTTGCAGCGGAGCTTTGCCGGCGGACGCGCGGGAGCCGTCCGTCGGACTGCGCTCAAGCCTCGTTTTGCGGGGCCGACAAGGGGATACACAAGCGTGCGCGCGCTGCGACGCACAAGAAAAGCAGGTATCCCCTTGGAGTCGATATGAGTTTGCGCGTCAGGATGTTGTTGTTGGTGTTCGTAAGCCTGCTGGGCTTGGTTGCGGCCGAGGCCCTGGCGATCCGCCAGGCCGGGATCAACCTGCGGGAGGAGCGCAAGGCGCAGCTCCACACGCAGGTCCAGGCCATGGTTTCTATTGCGGCGCAATACCAGAGCCTGGAGGCTGCCGGCAAGCTCTCGCACGAGGCTGCGCAGGACGCCGCCAAGACGGCGATGCGGGCCGCCCGCTTCGACGTCGACAAGTCCGGCTATATCCACGTTTGGAGCCAGGACGGCGGCAGCGTGGTGCATGGCGCCAATCCCTCGCTGGAAGGCAAACCGGCCCCGGATTCGATCACCGATCTCGTCTCGCGCATGAACAAGGCCGCACAGGGCAGTGGCGAGGCGGGCGGCTATGTGGATTCGGAATTCCCGCGCCCCGGCACGACCAATCCGGTGCCCAAGCTGCAGCACGTGATGCTTTTCGAGCCCTGGGGCTGGACCATCGGCACCGGTGCCTATATCGATGACATCGACGCCAAGCTGCGCGCCCAGACGGTCCAGAGCCTGATCGCCTGCCTCATCCTGATCGTCGTGATCGCCGGCGTGGCGCTCTTCATCGTGCGCAGCATCCTGCGCCAGCTCGGCGGCGATCCGGCCGAGGCGATGCAGGCGATGGAGCATGTCGCCGCCGGTCGTCTCGACGTCCCCGTGCGTGCCAGCCATCCGGGCAGTCTCATGGGCACGCTTGCCCGTACCGTTGAGTCACTGCGCAGCATGTTGGGTGAAATGAGCCGCGAGGCGGATCAGCTGGTGCGCTCCGCCGCGGACATCCAGGCCGCTGCGGGCAAGGTGTCCGAAGCCGCCGGGGAGCAATCCGACGCGACCTCCGGCATGGCCGCATCCATCGAAGAACTCGCGGTTTCGGCCAGCCACGTGGCGCAGAGTGCCGCGGACACCGAGGCGATCACCTCGGAGGCCGTGCGCCTGTCGCGCGCGAGCGTGGAGGATCTGGAACTGGTGGACCGCTCGATCTCGGATCTCGCGGGAACGGCCAACGGTGCCGCGGAAGAGGTGCGTCACCTGGAGCGGACAGCCTCCGAAATCGCCGGCATTGCTTCCGTGATCAAGGAGATTGCGGACCAGACCAATCTGCTGGCGCTCAACGCCGCCATCGAGGCCGCGCGTGCAGGCGAGGTCGGGCGCGGTTTCGCGGTGGTGGCGGACGAGGTGCGCAAGCTTGCCGAGCGGACCGGCCAGGCGACTTCCAGCATCGACAAGATGATTGCCGATGTGCAAACGCGTACCGGCAAGACCGTGAACGTGATCCAGGGCCTGGTCCCGCAAGTGGAGGCAGCGACCGAGCGCACGCGCGATGCCGCGCAGGCCATGCGCGTGCTGGAGGAGGGGGCTGCCTCGGCATTGCGCCACGTGGGCGAGATGGCGCATTCGGCGCAGGAGCAGAATTCCGCCAGCACCCATATCGCGCAACGGGTCGAGCAGATCGCGCAGATGGTGGAAGAGACCCATGCGGCGACCAACGTCGCGGCGGAAACGGCCAATTCGGTCGACGCCGTCGCTCGCGGCCTGCACCAGCTTGTGAGTCGCTTCCGCATCGCCTGAGGGCGAAGGGCGCAGGAAGAAGTAAAGGCAAAAAAAGCGCGGCCACGGCCGCGTTTTTTTATCGCTCGGCCTGCAGGCCGCGCAAGCGGTGGTTGATCTGCGGCAGCTCGTGGAGGAACTCTTCCGCGGGGAGCGGCCGCGCGATCAGGTAGCCCTGTGCCAGTTCGCAGCCCAGCTCGCGCAGCAGGGCCCAGTCTTCCGCAGTTTCGACGCCTTCGGCGACGGTCGAGAGCCCGAGCCGGCCGGCCATGTCGATGGCCGAGGCGAGCATGGTGCGCAGCGGCGGCCGCGCATGCGCACCGGTGACGAAGCCGCGATCCACCTTGAGTTCGGTAAAGGGCAGGCGCGAGAGCTGCTGCATCGAGGAAAAACCGGTGCCATAGTCGTCGATCGACAAGCCACAGCCGCGTAGCCGCAGGCGCAGGAGGCAAGCGGTGGCGGCTGCGTCGCCGCCCATCATCGCGCTCTCGGTCACCTCGAAGATGAACTGGCGGGCATCCAGTCCGGAGGCCGCGACACGCCGGATCAGTCCCTCGGTGAGCACCGTGTCGGCCAGCGAAGCCGGCGAGAGATTGATCGCGACCGGCAGCTGCACGCCGCGGCTGTTCCACAGGCGCATGGCCGCGATGCTCTGGTCGAGGATCGTCAGCGTGAGTTCGGCCATCAGCCCGTGGGCTTCGGCCACCGGGATGAAGCGTGCCGGCGGGATCGGGCTACTGGCGGGCTCGATCCAGCGTGCCAGGGCTTCGGTGCTGCGCACCATCGCGCGCGCGACGGAAGCCTTGGGCTGGAAGAAGGGCTGGATGCGTTGCTGGGCCAGCGCTTCGCGCAAGGCCTCCACCGGCACGCCGGTCTCAGGCTGCGTATCCGGCATGCCGGCGCCGTACTGGTCGATCTTGCGCAGCGCGCGGGCCAGATCCGGCACCGCGACCGGTTTGCTCAGGGCGCCGAGCAAGGGCAGCCCCAGGCCGCTTATCATCGTCTCGGTGGAGCTGATCATGACGGCTTCGCGGGAGCTGGCGACGATCAGGGGCAGGGACATCCGGCGCTCGGCCAATTTCTGGATCAGTTCGATGCCGTCCATGCCAGGCATCTCGAGATCGACGATCAGCGCGGCGGGCAGCGGATTCAGGGTCTCCAGGAGGTCCAGCGCATGGTTGCCGTCCGCGGCCTCGGCGACCCGGCTGATGCCCAGCGCATTGAGGTTGGAGACCAGGTGACGACGCTGGACCTCACTGTCGTCGACGACAAGCAGTCCATAGGTGCGCAGGACGTCGGGGATCAGGTCTGCGGGCATGGATTCAGGCGAAGATTCCGTTGCCGTAGGCCGCGATGGCGCCAGGAATGCGATCGAGGCCGATGCTGTCGTCCACGCCACCGTGGCGTACGGCTTCCTTGGGCATACCGTAGACCACGCAGCTGGCCTCGTCCTGCGCCAGGGTGCGGGCGCCTGAGTCGTGCATCTCTTTCATGCCGCGCGCGCCATCGTCCCCCATGCCGGTCATGATGATGCCCAGCGCATTGGGCCCGGCGGACTTGGCGACCGAGCGGAAGAGCACGTCCACCGAGGGCCGGTGGCGCGAGACCAGTGGGCCGTCGATCACCTCGACCAGATACTGGGCGCCGCTGCGCTTGACCAGCATGTGTTTGCCGCCAGGCGCGATCAGGGCGCGGCCGGGCAGGAGGCGGTCGCCGTTGACGGCCTCCTTCACCTCGATCTTGCAGAGGCCATCGAGGCGCTGCGCAAAGCTGCGGGTGAAGTGCTCCGGCATGTGCTGGACGATCGCCAGCCCGGGCGCCGTGCGGGGCAGGGCGGGGAGCACGTATTCGAGCGCCTGCGTGCCGCCGGTGGAGACGCCGATGGCGACGATGCGTTCGGTCGTGCGGGCCATTGCGCCGCCGCCGGTGGGGGCGGCGAGGATCGCGTCCGCCGACAGCTTGGGCGCGTTGAGCTTGAGGTTGATGCGACGCGGATTGGCCGCCGCGGCGGCGCGGATGGCGCCGATCAGCTCGTCGTTCTGGTCGCGCAGGAAGGCGCCCACGCCCAGGGTCGGCTTGGTGATCACGGAGACCGCGCCGGCTTCCAGCGCCTCCATCGTGATCTGCGCGCCCTTCTCGGTGAGCGAAGAGCAGATGACGGTGGGCGTCGGACGCTGCTGCATGATCTGGCGCAGGAAGGTGATGCCGTCCATGCGCGGCATCTCCACGTCCAGCACCAGCACGTCCGGCCACTGGCGCTGCATCTGGGCGAGCCCGAAAATCGGATCGGACGCGGTGGCGATGACCTGGATGTCCGGCGCGCTCTTGAGCACCTCCTGCATGACCTGGCGGACCACGGCCGAGTCGTCGACGATCATCACCTTGATCATTACGCCGCTCCTGAAGTCGTTGCTGCCTCCGCGCCCACCGGTTGTGGCCGGTGACTGACCCAGACGTCGCCGGTGGAGACGATGAAGCGGATCACGCGGTGGCCCGTGCCTTCCACATGTTCGCGGATGAGCCGCACGCCCGAGCCGGCGAGCAGGCCGCGCAGATCTCCCACGTTGGCCGCGCCCACCTCGGTCCCCGCGTTGGCGAAGACACGGGCGCCGCCGAACATCTTGCACTCGCATTCGGAGATCGGGACGCGCATCTCGTGCAGGGATTCGAGCATCGACAACCAGGCGTCCTCGGCGTAGCGCGCGTCGCGCCCATGCCGCCGCCGGGGGCTGCGCATCGGCAGCTGCACATGGCTCATCACGCCGATGCGACGCTGCGGATGCCAGAGCGTGATGGCCACGCAGGAGCCCAGCACGGTCCGCAGCTCGTCTTCGCTGCCACCGACGCCGATTTCGCCTGCATGTACATGCTTGATGCTCATGCGGTCCGCCTGTAGACGGCCTTGCCGGCACTTTGCAGCGGCAGGTCGAGTCCTTGCAGGGACTCCGAGTGTCCGACGAAGAGCCAGCCGCCAGGTTCCAGGCGGGAGAGCACGCGTTGCAGGATCCGGCGCTTTTGCTCGCCGTCGAAATAGATCAGCACGTTGCGCAGGAAGATCGCATCGAAGCGGCTGCGCTCACCCGGCTCTTCCAGCAGATTGTGGGTGAAGAACTGGACCCGCCGGCGCAGTCCCGGGTCGATCAGCAAGGAGCCGGCGTAGTGGCCGGTGCCGCGCAGGCAGTAGCGCTTGAGGTATTGCGGTGGCATCGCGTCGAGCCGCTGCATGCGGTAGAGCCCGCGGCGCGAATGGGCGACCGCCTCGTCCGAGATGTCGCTGCCCACCAGCGTCCATTTCCGGTCGCCCAGCGTGTCGTCGAGGGTCATCGCGAGGCTATAGGTTTCTTCGCCGGTGGAGCAGGCCGCCGACCAGATGCGCGGCGCGGCAAGCGTGGGCAGGACCCGCTCGGTCAGGAGGCGGAAGTGCGCGGCCTCGCGGAAGAAGTAGGTCTCGTGCGTGGTGAGCAGATGGACAGCCTGCCGGCGCTCGTCCGCGTCCTGGTCTTCGAGCAGCAGGTCGCAATAGGCGGCGAAGTCCCTCAGCCCGAGGTGGTTCAGGCGCTTGCGCAGGCGGCCGGCGACCAGGGCGTGCTTGTTGGCACCCAGGTGGATTCCGCTGGCTTCCTGGAAGAAGCGCTGCAGGCGGCCGAAGGACTGCGCATCGAGGACGATGTCGCCGGGCGGCAGGCTCATCTCAGTTTGCTCCGCCTCCGGCCGTGGCGCTGATCAGCTGTTCCAGTTCCTCGGCGGAGAGAACGCGTTCGAGATCCAGCGCCACGACGAACTGGTTGTGCAGGCGCAGCATGCCGGCGACGAAATCGGCGCGCACGCCGGCGCCGAAGTTGGGCCGCTGCTCGACCTGCGTGGCTTCGAGCTCGACGACCTCATTGACCGCATCGACGATCACGCCGACCGGCAGCAGACCTTCGTCCGTCGGGATCTCGACGATCACCACGCAGGTGCGGCGCGAGATCTCCGTTGAGCCGCGTCCGAAGCGCACCGAGAGGTCGATGACCGGCACCACCGCGCCGCGCAGGTTGATGACGCCGGCAAGGAAGCCCGGCGTCAGCGGAATCGTGGTGAGGCCGGGGAATTCGATGATCTCGCGGATCGCCTGGATCGAGATCGCGAACACCTCGGCCCCGAGGCGAAAGGTCAGGTATTGCAGCATCTGGGTGTTGGCGGTCGCCGGTGCGCTGGCGCCGGCGGTGACGAGCTGGTCGGAGGGGCTACTCATTGCAATGGGCTCCCGTCAGGCGCGGACCGCGTCGGCTTCGTCGTCATAGCGGTAGGCGCGCCGTGCGCCGCGGGCATGACGGGTGGCCACGGAGGATTCCTGCCCGGTCTTGAAGAACTGGACCATTTCCTGGAGCTGGATGGCCTGCGAGGACATTTCCTCGGCGGTGGAGGAGAGCTCCTCGGAGGCCGAGGCATTGGCCTGGGTGGTCTGGGTGAGCTGGCTGATGGCCGCGTTGATCTGCTCCAGGCCACCGGTCTGCTCACGCGAGGCCGCGGAGATCTCCTGGACCAGGTCGGCGGTGCGGGTGATCGAGGGCACCATGTCGCCGAGCAGGTTGCCCGCGCGCTCGGCCATGCTCACGCTGTTGCCGGCGAGCCCGCTGATCTCCTGGGCGGCGACCTGGCTGCGCTCGGCAAGCTTGCGCACTTCGGCCGCGACCACCGCGAAGCCCTTGCCGTGGTCACCGGCACGGGCCGCTTCGATCGCCGCGTTGAGCGCGAGCAGATTGGTCTGGTAGGCGATGTCGTCGATGATCCCGATCTTCTGGGCGATCTGCTTCATCGCCTGGACGGTCTCGCCGACGGCCTCGCCACCTTCGCGGGCGTCATGTGCGGACTTCGAGGCGATGCCGTCGGTGACCTTGGCGTTCTCGGCGTTCTGGGCCACGGTGGCGGCGATCTCCTCCATCGAGGCCGAGGTCTCCTCGACGCTCGCGGCCTGCTCGGAGGCGTTCTGCGAGAGCACCTGGGAGGAGGCCGAGACCTCTTCGGAAGCGGAGGCGAGCGAATCGGCCGAGGCGCGCACGTCGCCGATCACGCGGGTGAGCTGCTGGACCATTTGCGCCATGGCGGCGAGCAGGCTGGACTTGTCGTTGGCCTTCAGTTGCACATCGACGGTGAGGTCCCCCTCCGCGACGCGGCGCACGATGCCGGCCGCGTACTCGGGCTCGCCACCGATCTGGCGGGTCACGATGCGGGTGACGAAAGCGCCCAGGGCTATGGCGAGGAGGAAGCCGATCGCGATGAGCGTGATCATGGTCCAGCGAATGCGGTTGGAGATGCGTTCGCCTTCGTCGTGCGCGGTCTTGGCAACCTTGTCGTTGATCTCGATGATGCCGTCGAAGAGCTTGCGCATGTGGTCGTAGTGCGGGCGGATCTCGTTGCGCAGCAGGTGCACCGCCTCCTCGTTCTTGCCCGCGATCGCCAGCTTCATTTCTTCCTGCGCGAGCGGCTCGTATTTCGCCCACACCGAGTTGAATTCGAGTAACAGCGCGCGCTCGTCCTCGCCCAGACCCGAGGTGTTGAGGTCATAGCTGATCGCGTCGGTGATCGTCTTGGCCGAGCCGGCGTTCTTCTCGGGAACGCCTTCCTTTTCCTTCTGCTCGGGCTCGATCACCACGTGATAGAGCCGACGGTAGTGGTTGATCAACTCGGACTGGCCATTGCCGACGATCTTGATCGGCATGAGACGCTCGGCATACATCTCGTCGAGCAAGGTGCTCATGTAGCCGATCCGGTTGATCGCGATCAGGCCGACGATCACCGCGATGAGCGCGACGAGGATGAAGGTCAGCGTCAGCTTGCTCGCGAGTTTGAGTCGATAGAACCATTGCATGGCGTCTTCCTCCTGCCGTGCGCTACTGCGGGTTTGCCTAGAAACGCTCGAAGGCGGATTCGTCGATCGCGGAGGGCAGGCTGTCGCGGGCGATAGTGCGAGTGGCCACGTTGCGCGCGGACTTGTTCTTCCTGCCGCCCCGCGGCGTTTCCTGCCCGGTCTTGAAGAACTGGACCATTTCCTGGAGCTGGATGGCCTGCGAGGACATTTCCTCGGCGGTGGAGGAGAGCTCCTCGGAGGCCGAGGCGTTGGCCTGGGTGGTCTGGGTGAGCTGGCTGATGGCCGCGTTGATCTGCTCCAGGCCACCGGTCTGCTCACGCGAGGCCGCGGAGATTTCCTGCACCAGATCGGCGGTGCGGGTGATCGAGGGCACCATGTCGCCGAGCAGGTTGCCCGCGCGCTCGGCCATGCTCACGCTGTTGCCGGCGAGCCCGCTGATCTCCTGGGCGGCGACCTGGCTGCGCTCGGCAAGCTTGCGCACTTCGGCCGCGACCACCGCGAAGCCCTTGCCGTGGTCACCGGCACGGGCCGCTTCGATCGCCGCGTTGAGCGCGAGCAGATTGGTCTGGTAGGCGATGTCGTCGATGATCCCGATCTTCTGGGCGATCTGCTTCATCGCCTGGACGGTCTCGCCGACGGCCTCACCGCCCTCGCGGGCGTCATGCGCGGACTTCGAGGCGATGCCGTCGGTGACCTTGGCGTTCTCGGCGTTCTGGGCCACGGTGGCGGCGATCTCCTCCATCGACGCCGAGGTCTCCTCGACGCTGGCGGCCTGCTCGGAGGCGTTCTGCGAGAGCACCTGGGAGGAGGCCGAGACCTCTTCGGAAGCGGAGGCAAGCGAATCGGCCGAGGCGCGCACGTCGCCGATCACGCGGGTGAGCTGCTGGACCATCTGCGCCATGGCGGCGAGCAGGCTGGACTTGTCGTTGGCCTTCAATTGCACGTCGACGGTGAGATCGCCCTCGGCAACGCGGCGCACGATCTGCGCGGCATAGTCGGGTTCGCCACCGATCTGGCGCACCACGATGCGCGTCACGAAGATCCCGAGCAGGATGGCGAGGACAGCGGCGACGATCACCACGGAGATCATCACCTGCGTGGCGGTCGCCTGCTGCGCGCTGGCCGATTCGGCCGAAGCCTTGGCCTGCGAGGAGAGCTCGTCGATGATCGCGCCGAATACTTTCTCCAGCTCGTTGGAGGCCTTGCGCGTTTCGTTGTTGCTGTAGGCGCTCGCCTCGTCGATCTTGCCGGCCAGGGCCAGGTCGCGCACATGTTCGTTGGAGGCCAGATACAGGGGCATCTGCGTCTGCAATTCCTTGATCAGCGCACGCTCCTTCTCGGAGAGGTCCGTCTTCTCATAGGCCGCGACACTCTCCTGCACCTTGTCCCAGTGCCCCTTGGCACGGTCCGCCGTCTCCTGGATCGTCTTCGGGTCCTTCATCGAGGGCAGCCGCACAT is a genomic window of Niveibacterium sp. SC-1 containing:
- a CDS encoding methyl-accepting chemotaxis protein, with amino-acid sequence MQWFYRLKLASKLTLTFILVALIAVIVGLIAINRIGYMSTLLDEMYAERLMPIKIVGNGQSELINHYRRLYHVVIEPEQKEKEGVPEKNAGSAKTITDAISYDLNTSGLGEDERALLLEFNSVWAKYEPLAQEEMKLAIAGKNEEAVHLLRNEIRPHYDHMRKLFDGIIEINDKVAKTAHDEGERISNRIRWTMITLIAIGFLLAIALGAFVTRIVTRQIGGEPEYAAGIVRRVAEGDLTVDVQLKANDKSSLLAAMAQMVQQLTRVIGDVRASADSLASASEEVSASSQVLSQNASEQAASVEETSASMEEIAATVAQNAENAKVTDGIASKSAHDAREGGEAVGETVQAMKQIAQKIGIIDDIAYQTNLLALNAAIEAARAGDHGKGFAVVAAEVRKLAERSQVAAQEISGLAGNSVSMAERAGNLLGDMVPSITRTADLVQEISAASREQTGGLEQINAAISQLTQTTQANASASEELSSTAEEMSSQAIQLQEMVQFFKTGQESSVATRHARGARRAYRYDDEADAVRA
- a CDS encoding methyl-accepting chemotaxis protein, producing the protein MNWFRNLKLGQKLIVAFLCCTALTVIVGAYGLSRISAVGALTEDMYRNNVIAMEYISEASLRQSAHARAYVRLPSMKDPKTIQETADRAKGHWDKVQESVAAYEKTDLSEKERALIKELQTQMPLYLASNEHVRDLALAGKIDEASAYSNNETRKASNELEKVFGAIIDELSSQAKASAESASAQQATATQVMISVVIVAAVLAILLGIFVTRIVVRQIGGEPDYAAQIVRRVAEGDLTVDVQLKANDKSSLLAAMAQMVQQLTRVIGDVRASADSLASASEEVSASSQVLSQNASEQAASVEETSASMEEIAATVAQNAENAKVTDGIASKSAHDAREGGEAVGETVQAMKQIAQKIGIIDDIAYQTNLLALNAAIEAARAGDHGKGFAVVAAEVRKLAERSQVAAQEISGLAGNSVSMAERAGNLLGDMVPSITRTADLVQEISAASREQTGGLEQINAAISQLTQTTQANASASEELSSTAEEMSSQAIQLQEMVQFFKTGQETPRGGRKNKSARNVATRTIARDSLPSAIDESAFERF